From one Vespula vulgaris chromosome 25, iyVesVulg1.1, whole genome shotgun sequence genomic stretch:
- the LOC127072344 gene encoding cyclin-dependent kinase 11B-like codes for MPGAGGQPPQQRTTFRPPWVKDGGPNPLPMPTAPWTLNSRRDSKSKAEEPPAFTKVTLKSVSKPTESVQQSTEPGQQATRKQSKITIIPSQPKSDKNSNAAATAAATATTTKTKTTSSTPPSSKPRENGRQEPNSRPQLERQVRIERSRSRGDTIPLSKSESSTGAPTLSKSSSRAAIPPPPPPRPPPPPPSRSILKDIPPLTENQEKQLEMLKSRPRKRPDWASMMKEVESGRRLRHVTCNDRSAPLIERVNKVTADPAGKAHFVFESEKSNMHNQLLKQIQEGVKLKSVKTNDRSKPILEGLRKFRRQLTIEEQMQKVEVEDEPDDVIDDDDIDAVRDDLQSTKQMLAIELRNKEALERENKRLQARILNLEAEVERSRSQKNVQEYKQQDEKLTESLREEARTARKDAERLEKEYASTAEERDKYKNELEEMKRMYANLEKRMKAGMALAGCPSAKDVARIASQKSMDNKQQDMSETEEEEEEEEESTEEEEEDSKASAEKRLQREIKLLSSKVKNFMDKAVNARKERHALKEQIKQQQKLLKEEKRKFKHLQKEVDKMAKLMADTEGDDEEEEEEEEEEETESEESESEESEEEEESDIDEVGHTTEQEKDILQKRVKRHENRLAALKKGNYLLKAQVDRLKDDLAKQREESITLQEDLDSVLAELG; via the exons ATGCCAGGTGCCGGTGGTCAGCCACCGCAGCAAAGGACTACCTTCAGACCACCCTGGGTCAAGGATGGTGGTCCTAATCCTTTACCCATGCCCACAGCACCTTGGACTCTTAATTCTAGAAGGGACTCCAAGTCGAAGGCTGAAGAACCACCGGCTTTCACCAAAGTTACGTTGAAG AGTGTCTCAAAACCAACGGAATCGGTACAGCAATCGACCGAACCTGGTCAACAAGCAACAAGGAAGCAAAGTAAAATCACTATAATACCATCTCAACCAAAAAGTGACAAAAATTCTAATGccgctgctactgctgctgctactgcaacgacgacaaagacaaagacaacAAGTAGTACACCTCCGTCATCGAAGCCACGGGAGAATGGACGACAGGAGCCAAATTCGAGGCCGCAACTCGAACGACAAGTTCGCATTGAGAGATCTCGATCCCGAGGTGACACTATACCACTATCCAAGAGCGAAAGTTCAACTG GTGCACCAACGTTATCGAAGAGTTCGTCTAGGGCAGCCATACCACCCCCACCCCCACCAAGGCCACCCCCACCACCACCAAGTCGTTCTATCCTTAAGGATATACCTCCGTTGACTGAGAATCAAGAAAAACAATTGGAGATGTTAAAATCAAGACCAAGAAAACGTCCTGATTGGGCCAGCATGATGAAGGAGGTTGAAAGTGGTAGACGTTTAAGACACGTCACCTGTAACGACAGAAGTGCACCCCTGATCGAGAGGGTTAACAAGGTCACAGCTGATCCAGCAG GTAAGGCCCACTTTGTATTCGAGTCAGAAAAGTCAAACATGCACAATCAGTTGCTGAAGCAGATTCAGGAAGGCGTCAAATTGAAAAGCGTTAAGACCAATGACAGATCCAAACCTATATTGGAGGGTCTTAGGAAGTTCAGAAGGCAATTGACGATAGAGGAACAAATGCAGAAGGTCGAAGTGGAAGATGAACCAGATGATGTAATAGATGACGATGACATCGATGCTGTCAGGGACGATTTGCAAAGTACTAAGCAAATGTTAGCCATCGAGCTTAGAAACAAAGAGGCACTTGAAAGGGAAAACAAAAGATTGCAG gCAAGAATTTTGAATCTTGAAGCAGAGGTAGAACGATCGAGATCACAAAAGAACGTTCAGGAGTACAAACAACAGGATGAAAAGTTGACAGAATCTTTGAGAGAGGAAGCTCGTACTGCAAGAAAGGATGCCGAGAGATTAGAAAAGGAATATGCTAGTACAGCGGAGGAAAGGGACAAGTATAAGAATGAAttggaagaaatgaaaagaatgtaTGCCAATTTGGAGAAACGTATGAAAGCGG GAATGGCGTTGGCTGGGTGTCCAAGTGCGAAAGACGTTGCAAGAATTGCTTCTCAAAAGAGTATGGATAATAAACAACAGGATATGAGTGAaactgaagaagaagaagaggaagaagaagaaagtacagaagaagaggaagaagattcGAAAGCTTCCGCAGAAAAACGTTTGCAGAGAGAAATCAAATTGCTTTCTTCCAAAGTGAAGAACTTTAT GGACAAAGCGGTTAATGCTAGAAAAGAAAGGCACGCGTTAAAAGAACAGAtcaaacaacaacaaaaattattaaaagaggAGAAACGTAAATTCAAACACTTGCAAAAAGAAGTCGACAAAATGGCCAAATTGATGGCCGATACAGAAggagatgatgaagaagaagaagaagaagaagaagaagaggaaacagAATCTGAAGAATCAGAATCTGAAGAAtcggaagaggaggaagaatcTGATATTGACGAAGTAGGTCATACTacagaacaagagaaagatattttacaG AAACGTGTAAAGAGACACGAAAATCGATTGGCCGCATTAAAGAAAggtaattatcttttaaaagctCAAGTCGATAGATTAAAAGACGATTTGGCTAAACAACGAGAAGAAAGTATTACGTTGCAAGAAGATTTGGACTCCGTTTTGGCGGAATTAGGTTAA
- the LOC127072336 gene encoding jmjC domain-containing histone demethylation protein 1 translates to MSTMADDSTSLPKRRQLRERTRKLYTDDWAIGDEEIEGRRTFQLDEKIECERYDLSHFTGLFREMNGSELNLAYLQKHGLGIPLLFRDKSGLGLRVPSSNFTVNDVRTCVGSKRVLDVMDVNTQKNEDMTMKEWQKYYEDQNKERLLNVISLEFSHTKLENYVQSPSLVRQVDWVDVVWPRHLKEAQVESTNLLEDMMYPKVQKYCLMSVKGCYTDFHVDFGGTSVWYHILRGGKIFWLIPPTEKNLSLYQEWVLSGKQSDVFFGDMVDRCGRITLTAGMTLFIPTGWIHAVYTPQDSLVFGGNFLHSFGIEKQLKVAQVEEHTKVPQKFRYPFFTEMLWYVLERYVHVLLGRSHLDISESQRQHLVPQHHQHVHLTPYELHGLKAIVMYLHSLPSTKKNVPELIHDPVALIHDVRCLVEQHRHDSPEAAVTGNPVLPPPPALTIAEGERMRITKKTFVKIQRHHSQEKSERAFPRRRRTRCKKCEACTRTDCGECMYCQDMVKFGGSGRAKQTCLMRQCLRPMLPVTAACKVCQLDGWGQQPAPLMGKPTPTAPSRLVECSVCFDIVHPECIGLDPQRITVSDDLPNSWECPQCCESGRNLDYRPRQPKARARKLSASSAASSTPTTDSERATTPSKRSRLDPNETWNDREPAEGEQRTALRTQLAVQLTGSSSKSLKRPHVVVRPISLPPVQRSGSDFNGQSLAYDKTAILAVFRFLNAKDLANCALVCRTWAKYSIDPSLWRKLDMSHSHLTASHLTGIARRQPESLSLDWTNVTKRQLAWLLGRLPQLRTLSLQGCTWTGVCALRTCSCPPLITLDLSHVSGLNDSSLREVLSPPTDSRPGLIDKTSRLKHLKNLSLAGCDITDIALRYIVQHLPYIETLDLSSCGRVTDAGVAQLATPPAQAVTNLASLNLANCRLLTEITLDHLARCKVLKRLDLRHTTQVSTQSVIKFAAKSIHNLHVTDVKLVEEKKIKSEVT, encoded by the exons ATGTCCACAATGGCCGATGACTCTACTTCGCTGCCAAAAAGGCGTCAATTG agagagagaacaagaaaattGTATACGGATGATTGGGCTATTGGCGATGAAGAAATTGAAGGACGTAGAACATTTCAGCTCGATGAAAAAATTGAGTGTGAGAGATATGATCTCAGTCATTTTACTGGATTGTTCCGTGAAATGAACGGATCCGAACTGAATCTTGCTTATCTACAAAAACACGGTCTAGGAATACCGTTGTTATTTAGAGATAAATCTGGATTAGGATTAAGAGTACCTAGTTCTAACTTTACAGTGAATGATGTTAGAACTTGCGTTG GTTCTAAAAGGGTATTAGATGTCATGGACGTCAATACGCAGAAAAATGAGGATATGACAATGAAAGAGTGGCAGAAATATTACGAAGATCAAAACAAGGAACGTTTATTGAATGTTATATCATTGGAATTTAGTCATACTAAATTGGAAAATTATGTACAATCACCTAGCTTGGTTCGTCAAGTTGATTGGGTTGATGTCGTATGGCCAAGACATTTGAAAGAGGCTCAAGTAGAATCTACAAATCTTTTGGAAGATATGATGTATCCGAAAGTACAGAAATATTGTTTAATGTCAGTGAAAGGATGTTATACAGATTTCCACGTTGATTTTGGTGGTACCAGCGTATGGTATCATATACTACGAGGTGGAAAAATCTTTTGGTTGATACCACCTACGGAAAAGAATTTGTCTCTTTATCAAGAATGGGTACTAAGTGGAAAACAATCGGATGTATTTTTTGGTGATATGGTTGACAGATGTGGTAGAATAACTCTAACCGCAGGAATGACTTTGTTTATACCAACTGGATGGATACATGCCGTTTATACGCCTCAAGATTCTTTAGTATTTGGTGGTAACTTTCTCCATAGTTTCGGTATTGAAAAACAGTTGAAAGTTGCCCAAGTTGAGGAACACACAAAAGTGCCTCAGAAATTTCGCTATCCATTTTTTACAGAAATGTTATG GTACGTTCTCGAAAGATATGTACACGTTCTGCTGGGTAGAAGTCATTTAGATATATCAGAATCTCAAAGGCAACATTTAGTTCCCCAACATCATCAACATGTCCATCTTACACCTTACGAATTACATGGTTTAAAAGCTATCGTCATGTACCTGCATTCATTGCCGTCTACCAAGAAGAATGTGCCTGAATTAATACACGATCCCGTTGCTCTGATTCATGACGTTAGATGTTTAGTCGAGCAACACAGACACGATAGTCCAGAAGCAGCTGTAACTGGTAATCCAGTATTACCACCACCTCCAGCTTTAACTATAGCAGAAGga GAACGGATgagaataacaaagaaaacttTCGTGAAAATACAAAGGCATCATTCTCAAGAGAAATCTGAAAGAGCATTTCCAAGAAGAAGACGTACTAGATGCAAGAAGTGCGAAGCATGTACAAGAACAGACTGCGGAGAATGCATGTACTGTCAAGATATGGTCAAATTTGGTGGTAGCGGACGTGCCAAGCAAACATGTTTGATGAGACAGTGCCTTAGGCCCATGCTACCAGTTACCGCAGCTTGTAAAGTATGCCAATTGGATGGTTGGGGTCAACAACCTGCTCCGTTAATgg gTAAACCAACACCGACAGCACCATCGAGATTAGTTGAATGTTCTGTGTGTTTTGATATAGTCCATCCAGAATGTATAGGATTGGATCCACAAAGAATAACTGTTAGTGATGATCTACCGAATAGTTGGGAGTGTCCTCAATGTTGTGAAAGTGGTAGAAATTTAGATTACAGACCACGACAGCCAAAAGCACGTGCTCGTAAACTTTCAGCATCTAGTGCAGCATCGTCAACACCTACAACAGATTCTGAAAGAGCCACAACTCCAAGTAAACGATCAAGACTTGATCCGAATGAA aCATGGAATGATAGGGAACCAGCTGAAGGTGAACAAAGGACTGCTTTGCGTACACAATTAGCTGTGCAATTAACTGGTTCAAGTAGTAAATCATTGAAGAGGCCTCATGTGGTAGTTAGACCCATTTCGTTACCCCCTGTGCAAAGATCTGGGTCAGACTTTAATGGACAATCGTTAGCTTATGACAAAACAGCTATCTTAGCTGTTTTTAGATTCTTGAATGCAAAAGACTTGGCAAATTGTGCCCTTGTTTGTCGTACATGGGCAAAGTATAGTATAGATCCAAGCTTATGGAGAAAACTTGATATGTCACATTCTCATTTAACTGCCTCACATTTAACCGGTATTGCAAGACGACAACCAGAGAGTCTTTCTCTTGATTGGACAAATGTAACAAAGCGACAGCTTGCTTGGCTATTAGGTAGATTACCACAACTTCGTACTTTATCGTTACAAGGTTGCACATGGACAGGAGTTTGCGCTTTAAGAACTTGTAGCTGTCCTCCACTTATTACTTTGGATTTGAGTCATGTCTCTGGATTGAACGATTCCAGTTTAAGAGAGGTTCTCAGTCCTCCGACAGATTCAAGACCAGGTTTAATCGACAAAACTTCCAGACTtaaacatttgaaaaatttatcattagCAGGATGCGATATCACAGACATAGCCCTAAGATATATCGTTCAACATTTGCCTTATATTGAAACATTGGATTTATCTTCATGTGGAAGAGTTACCGATGCTGGTGTAGCTCAATTGGCAACACCACCGGCACAAGCAGTCACAAATTTGGCATCATTGAATTTAGCTAATTGCAGGCTACTTACAGAGATAACGTTAGATCATCTTGCAAGGTGTAAAGTGCTTAAACGTTTGGACTTGAGACATACTACGCAAGTGTCTACACAATCAGTTATTAAATTTGCTGCTAAAAGTATTCACAACTTGCACGTGACCGACGTTAAGTtagtcgaagagaaaaagattaaatcgGAAGTTACGTGA
- the LOC127072345 gene encoding protein sly1 homolog, which produces MLSLRDKQINALKQMLNLNQPEQKHDESIPAWKILIYDRLGQDIISPLISVKELRELGITLHMQLHSDRDSIPEVPAIYFCAPTDENLGRIGQDLQNGLYDMYYLNFISPISRQKMEDLASAALLGGVVSNIHKVYDQYLNFITLEDDLFILRHQNSEVISYHAINRGEVKDSEIESVMEIIVDCLFSVFVTMGTVPIIRCPRGNAAEMVAKMIDKKIRENVWDARNNLFEGETSGHYSFQRPLLIVLDRNIDMATPLHHTWTYQALAHDVLEMALNRLVVEENIGRSPVGGTRSKTKAYELDSRDRFWCHHKGSPFPRVAEAIQEELEQYRTYEEDVKKLKSSMGIDSESEVALSMVSTNTAKLTSAVNSLPQLLEMKRLIDMHTSIATGILNYIKSRRLDTYFELEEKIMSKQTLDRSVFDTISEPDCGTPEDKLRLAIIYYICTNMSDADYNKLEATLQSAGCDLNPLIYIKRLRSYTRIAEIQSSYEGGGTKTVSMFSKLMNQGSSFVMEGVKNLVVKKHNLPVTKIVDELIESRISSQTEEYCYLDPKQLKYSEQMPKNRPTFQEVIVFIVGGGNYIEYQNLIDYVKQKSGTGVNKRIVYGSTSFINGKQLLKQLSLLGQEGHS; this is translated from the coding sequence ATGTTGAGTTTAAGggataaacaaataaatgctTTGAAGCaaatgttaaatttaaatCAACCTGAACAAAAACACGATGAGTCGATACCTGCatggaaaatattaatttacgatAGACTTGGTCAGGATATTATTTCACCATTGATATCTGTTAAAGAACTGAGAGAATTAGGTATTACTCTTCATATGCAATTGCATTCGGATAGAGATTCTATTCCTGAAGTACCGGCAATATATTTCTGTGCGCCTACGGATGAAAATTTGGGAAGAATCGGACAAGATTTACAGAATGGACTTTACGacatgtattatttaaatttcatatcgCCTATATCACGACAGAAAATGGAAGATTTAGCATCAGCTGCCTTGTTAGGCGGAGTTGTCTCTAATATTCATAAAGTATATGatcaatatttgaattttattactttggaAGATGATCTGTTCATATTAAGACATCAAAACAGCGAAGTTATATCGTATCATGCTATCAATAGAGGAGAAGTGAAGGATAGTGAAATAGAATCTGTTATGGAAATTATAGTTGACTgtctcttttctgtctttgTTACAATGGGAACAGTCCCTATTATTCGTTGTCCTAGAGGAAACGCTGCTGAAATGGTCGCGAAAATGATCGAcaagaagataagagaaaacgtCTGGGACGcaagaaataatctttttgaaGGAGAAACATCAGGTCATTACAGTTTTCAAAGACCATTACTTATTGTGCTTGACAGAAACATAGATATGGCTACTCCGTTACATCATACGTGGACTTATCAAGCATTGGCTCATGATGTATTAGAAATGGCACTGAATAGATTAGTTGTAGAAGAGAATATTGGAAGGTCTCCTGTAGGTGGGACTCGTTCGAAAACCAAAGCTTATGAATTGGATAGCAGAGATCGTTTCTGGTGTCATCATAAAGGTAGTCCATTTCCAAGAGTAGCAGAAGCTATTCAAGAAGAATTAGAACAATATAGAACTTACGAGGAggatgttaaaaaattaaaatcttctATGGGTATAGACAGTGAAAGTGAAGTCGCCCTATCTATGGTTTCTACCAATACTGCTAAACTAACAAGCGCAGTAAATTCATTACCACAACTTTTAGAAATGAAACGTTTGATAGATATGCATACGTCTATAGCTACAGGtattttgaattatattaaatccAGACGTCTTGATACATATTttgaattagaagaaaaaatcatgaGTAAACAAACGTTAGATAGAAGCGTATTTGATACTATAAGTGAACCAGATTGTGGCACTCCTGAAGACAAACTCCGACTtgctattatatattacatctgTACAAATATGTCAGATGCGGATTATAACAAATTGGAAGCTACTTTACAATCTGCTGGATGCGATTTGAATCCTTTGATATATATCAAAAGACTAAGAAGTTATACTAGAATAGCAGAAATTCAAAGCAGTTACGAAGGTGGTGGAACTAAAACCGTCAGTATGTTTTCAAAACTCATGAATCAAGGATCTTCCTTTGTCATGGAAGGAGTGAAAAATTTGGTCGTTAAGAAACACAATTTACCTGTGACAAAAATAGTTGACGAACTTATTGAATCAAGGATATCGTCTCAAACAGaagaatattgttatttaGATCCAAAGCAATTGAAATATTCCGAGCAAATGCCTAAAAATCGACCAACATTCCAAGAGGTTATAGTTTTTATCGTCGGTGGTggaaattatatcgaatatcaaaatttaattgattatgTCAAGCAAAAAAGTGGTACAGGTGTTAATAAAAGAATCGTATACGGCTCGACGTCTTTTATAAACGGTAAACAACTTCTCAAACAGTTGTCACTGTTAGGACAGGAAGGGCACTCGTGA
- the LOC127072367 gene encoding cilia- and flagella-associated protein 73 yields MSAQRKKNLDFVKRADIPRNFLEGIKELYLSKQEEQHVKKYPEWDVPRICPAFELVKAFRDLNISENKLREKWIEEEEERKEMDAQWKELREQELIFRDSFIKYNDFIKENEEKRKRTEQKILEERERQTKYQEDINNLEERLSYMKGIRDKMQKYVGIYKKYQDYLERVISETRRFRSITEIFERYENLIEVKESLSKQQEKNIELLEESEAEIYRMTEAKSQTLIRLNNKLSMLQIKYEKAKVEVMKWELLVSKIKDVAIQKYLEIARVKICSKNIYHQICKRKEVAPTVADDDIEHQLLEIKRTILELRHIIHIIKKEVKTD; encoded by the exons atgtcagcgcaacgaaaaaaaaatttggattTCGTCAAACGAGCAGACATCCctagaaattttctcgaagGTATTAAAGAATTGTATTTATCCAAACAAGAGGAACAACATGTcaa aaaatatccgGAATGGGACGTTCCGAGGATTTGTCCGGCATTCGAATTAGTAAAGGCATTTcgtgatttaaatatttctgaaaataaattacgtGAAAAAtggatcgaagaagaagaggaaagaaaggaaatggaTGCACAATGGAAAGAATTACGAGAACAGGAATTGATTTTTCGAGattcattcataaaatataatgattttattaaagaaaatgaagaaaaacgGAAACGAACGGAACAAAAAATTCTCGAAGAGCGGGAAAGACAAACGAAATATCAGGAAGAT ATAAACAATTTAGAAGAAAGGTTGAGTTATATGAAAGGTATTCGTGACAAGATGCAAAAATATGtaggaatatataaaaagtatcaaGATTATCTCGAAAGAGTTATCAGCGAGACAAGACGTTTCCGATCGATAACAGAAATTTTTGAACGTTatgaaaatttgatcgaaGTTAAGGAATCACTCTCCAAGCAGCaggaaaagaatatagaaTTGTTGGAAGAAAGCGAAGCAGagata taTCGCATGACAGAAGCCAAGTCACAGACGTTAATAAGATTAAACAACAAATTGTCAATgcttcaaataaaatatgaaaaagcaAAGGTGGAAGTTATGAAATGGGAATTATTGGTCTCTAAAATAAAGGATGTAGCTATTCAGAAATATTTAGAGATAGCTAGAGTTAAAATTTGTAGTAAAAATATCTATCATCagatatgtaaaagaaaagaagtagcTCCTACTGTAGCAGACGATGATATCGAACATCAATTGCTTGAAATCAAACGTACTATTCTAGAATTAagacatattatacatataattaaaaaagaagtgaaaacaGATTAA